In a genomic window of Akkermansia massiliensis:
- a CDS encoding Lrp/AsnC family transcriptional regulator, translated as MSTASLLQLLATQARLSDGELAERLDMTEEAVRAQREQWEKEGVILGYQAVVNEEYEHDSRVAAFIEVKMTPERDGGFDRLAMRISRFDEVSSCYLASGGFDLLVLVEGKSMRDIARFVAEKLSTLEGVLSTSTHFHLKTYKKNGCVFEAPAQNERLAVAP; from the coding sequence ATGTCCACTGCATCACTTCTACAGTTACTGGCGACTCAAGCCCGCTTGAGCGATGGCGAATTGGCCGAACGTCTTGACATGACTGAAGAAGCCGTTCGAGCCCAGCGGGAGCAGTGGGAAAAGGAAGGCGTGATTCTGGGCTACCAGGCGGTGGTAAATGAGGAATACGAACACGACAGCAGGGTAGCGGCCTTCATTGAAGTAAAAATGACGCCCGAACGCGATGGCGGCTTTGACCGCCTGGCGATGCGCATCTCCCGTTTTGACGAAGTCTCCTCCTGCTATCTGGCGAGCGGCGGCTTTGACCTGCTGGTGCTGGTGGAAGGAAAAAGCATGCGTGACATTGCCCGGTTTGTGGCGGAAAAACTGTCTACGCTGGAAGGGGTGCTGTCCACTTCCACGCACTTCCATCTGAAAACCTACAAGAAAAACGGCTGTGTGTTCGAGGCCCCCGCGCAGAATGAACGCCTGGCTGTTGCTCCGTAA
- a CDS encoding aminotransferase class I/II-fold pyridoxal phosphate-dependent enzyme, whose amino-acid sequence MNWQNKIAEQVSSIPRSGIREFFDLVTGRTDIISLGVGEPDFVTPWNIREAAIYSLEKGHTSYTSNYGLESLRRSIVKYVDGFFHVKYDPLHEVLVTVGVSEAIDLALRAILNPGDEVLYHEPCYVSYAPSVNMAYGVATAVPTSKQDLFALNPAVLEAAITPRTKVLMLNFPTNPTGAVAPVETLQEIARICIKHDLIVLTDEIYSELRYDGKPHVSIASLPGMRERTLLLHGFSKAFAMTGFRLGYACGPEPLISAMMKIHQYSMLCAPITSQEAAIEALQNGTSAMMKMRESYRQRRDFLVKRFNEIGLDCHLPGGAFYVFPDVSKFGLTSKEFATRLLMEEQVAAVPGTAFGASGEGFLRCCYATAFDQIKEACNRMERFVKTLS is encoded by the coding sequence ATGAACTGGCAGAACAAAATTGCGGAGCAGGTAAGCTCCATCCCCCGTTCCGGCATCCGGGAATTCTTTGACCTAGTCACGGGACGGACGGACATCATCTCCCTGGGCGTAGGGGAACCGGACTTCGTTACCCCCTGGAACATCCGGGAAGCGGCCATTTACTCCCTGGAAAAGGGGCACACCTCCTATACCTCCAACTATGGACTGGAATCCCTGCGCCGTTCCATCGTCAAATACGTGGACGGCTTCTTCCATGTGAAATACGATCCCCTGCATGAAGTGCTGGTGACCGTGGGCGTGAGCGAAGCCATTGATCTGGCGCTCCGTGCCATTCTGAACCCGGGGGACGAAGTTCTTTACCATGAACCCTGCTATGTCTCCTATGCTCCCAGCGTGAACATGGCCTATGGCGTGGCTACTGCCGTGCCCACAAGCAAGCAGGACCTTTTCGCCCTTAACCCGGCGGTGCTGGAAGCCGCCATTACACCGCGGACCAAGGTGCTGATGCTCAATTTCCCCACAAATCCGACCGGGGCCGTGGCCCCTGTGGAAACCCTTCAGGAAATTGCCCGCATCTGCATCAAGCACGATCTCATCGTGCTGACGGATGAAATCTACAGCGAGCTGCGCTACGACGGCAAGCCGCACGTTTCGATAGCCTCGCTGCCTGGGATGAGGGAACGCACCCTGCTGCTGCACGGCTTTTCCAAGGCGTTTGCCATGACGGGCTTCCGCCTGGGCTATGCCTGCGGACCGGAGCCGCTCATCTCCGCCATGATGAAAATTCATCAGTACTCCATGCTCTGCGCTCCTATCACCTCCCAGGAAGCGGCCATTGAAGCATTGCAAAACGGAACCTCCGCCATGATGAAAATGAGGGAAAGCTACCGCCAGCGGCGCGATTTCCTGGTGAAGCGCTTCAACGAAATAGGCTTGGACTGCCATTTGCCCGGCGGCGCATTCTATGTCTTCCCGGACGTCTCCAAATTTGGACTCACCAGCAAGGAATTCGCTACGCGCCTGCTGATGGAAGAGCAGGTGGCCGCCGTGCCCGGTACCGCTTTTGGTGCAAGCGGGGAAGGCTTCCTGCGCTGCTGCTATGCGACTGCCTTTGACCAGATCAAGGAAGCCTGCAACCGCATGGAGCGTTTCGTGAAAACTCTTTCCTGA